Proteins from one Porites lutea chromosome 3, jaPorLute2.1, whole genome shotgun sequence genomic window:
- the LOC140929710 gene encoding uncharacterized protein: MLADSAMVAIGNETAGSETPCASQKETHLISTSTARIGASTTPETHPADLPLVRKSLEGRGLSESATSLILQSWRKGTKQQYKPFIAKWEQYCSQRQINPFSATIEHGINFLAELYQTGIGYSALNTARCALSTVCFTSEHYTFGQHPLVCRFIKGIFECRPSLPRYQETWDVTVVLAYLAKLGPPEKLSLKNLTLKVVMLMALLSGQRRQTLHTLSIDCMQISADKCVFSINSLLKTSRPGKHLACIEFQAYAPDVSLCIVKHLQQYLKRTDILRGDVKQLFISYTKPHKAVSPDTVSRWIKTTLVDAGIDTSKYSAHSTRSASTSAAKGNNISIATIMKSAGWSQESTFTKFYDKPVAPRENFGAELLKAVCGDN; this comes from the coding sequence ATGCTGGCCGACTCAGCCATGGTGGCCATCGGTAATGAGACTGCTGGTTCAGAAACCCCTTGTGCTTCCCAAAAAGAAACACACCTTATTTCTACCTCAACAGCCAGAATTGGTGCATCCACTACACCAGAAACTCACCCTGCTGATCTGCCACTTGTCCGGAAATCACTTGAAGGCAGAGGCCTTTCGGAATCAGCTACCTCACTCATCCTGCAGTCCTGGAGAAAGGGCACTAAACAACAATATAAACCATTCATCGCTAAATGGGAACAGTACTGTAGTCAAAGGCAGATTAATCCCTTTTCAGCCACTATAGAACATGGGATTAATTTCCTGGCAGAACTCTACCAAACAGGGATTGGATATAGTGCTCTCAATACAGCCCGGTGTGCTTTATCTACTGTTTGTTTTACATCAGAGCATTACACTTTTGGACAGCATCCCTTAGTCTGTCGTTTCATCAAGGGAATCTTCGAATGCAGACCCTCTCTACCAAGGTATCAAGAAACTTGGGATGTGACGGTGGTATTAGCCTACCTAGCTAAACTAGGCCCACCTGAGAAACTTAGTCTGAAGAACTTGACTTTGAAAGTGGTTATGTTGATGGCATTGCTTTCAGGACAGCGTCGCCAGACTCTGCACACATTATCAATTGATTGTATGCAAATAAGTGCTGATAAGTGTGTGTTTTCCATTAACTCATTGTTAAAAACTTCGAGACCTGGTAAACATTTAGCTTGTATTGAGTTTCAGGCCTATGCACCAGATGTTAGTCTTTGTATTGTAAAGCATCTTCAGCAATATCTGAAGCGTACAGATATTCTTCGGGGTGATGTGAAGCAGCTTTTTATTAGTTACACTAAGCCTCACAAAGCTGTTTCCCCTGATACAGTAAGCCGGTGGATTAAGACTACATTGGTTGATGCTGGAATTGACACTTCAAAGTACAGTGCACACAGCACCAGATCAGCATCTACTTCTGCAGCAAAGGGGAACAACATTTCTATTGCCACAATTATGAAAAGTGCTGGGTGGTCCCAGGAGTCCACATTTACAAAGTTTTATGACAAACCAGTGGCCCCTCGAGAGAATTTTGGGGCTGAACTCCTTAAAGCTGTATGTGGGGACAACTAA
- the LOC140932260 gene encoding uncharacterized protein → MPSCRCVVQDCSNRSNPKLGISLHKPKTSFESQKWKAFVRTHRANFNPKGLFKICSVHFTADCFERAVHVPGTPRVTLAGAIPTICKLGEAGNSSAMSARDRRMAMKHILAVHEASNVATSQELEEDEEFDSPASGESAVQLEREPDSNEIEEMEEEVEEYAVTDPLSSSNSMQVEQTTETTPIEGSVHADMDTSNSLCSSSSMDHVSSQFLPAAASTPITPTAHENQGECSTCQDLSTENKELKKEIKVLRFKVTRLTNKLTTKSSGWRLCRRST, encoded by the exons ATGCCTTCTTGTCGCTGTGTCGTTCAAGACTGTAGCAACAGGTCGAATCCTAAATTAGGCATTTCTTTGCACAAGCCGAAGACTAGCTTTGAAAGCCAGAAATGGAAAGCCTTCGTCCGAACACATCGCGCTAACTTCAACCCCAAGGGGCTCTTCAAGATTTGTTCAGTTCATTTCACTGCCGATTGCTTCGAACGGGCAGTTCATGTACCTGGCACTCCGAGAGTTACACTTGCCGGAGCCATTCCAACGATTTGTAAGTTAGGTGAAGCAGGCAATTCCAGTGCCATGTCAGCGAGAGACCGGCGTATG GCAATGAAACATATCCTTGCCGTGCACGAAGCTAGCAACGTGGCCACCTCGCAAGAActtgaagaagatgaagagTTTGATTCACCCGCAAGTGGGGAATCTGCGGTGCAG CTGGAGAGGGAGCCGGACAGTAATGAAATTGAAGAAATGGAAGAAGAGGTTGAGGAGTATGCTGTAACCGATCCCCTTTCGTCATCAAACTCAATGCAG GTTGAACAAACTACTGAAACAACTCCAATAGAAGGTTCAGTGCATGCAGATATGGATACAAGTAACTCACTGTGCTCATCAAGCTCGATG GACCATGTCTCATCACAATTTCTACCTGCTGCTGCATCAACACCAATAACCCCAACT GCACATGAAAATCAAGGTGAATGCAGCACTTGTCAAGACCTCTCTACAGAGaataaagaactaaaaaaagaGATCAAAGTATTACGATTTAAAGTCACCAGACTGACTAACAAGCTAACAACCAAAAGTAGTGGGTGGAGACTTTGCAGGAGATCCACTTAA
- the LOC140931093 gene encoding uncharacterized protein — MMLSPSSSSSISSEDRSGSISDENSEILDDDGTAFVPYDEELEPVATEEEAAAYTLSVANEEEWELVLQRRFTGELDVGTWCTCSNCSVDIATKKEECICCKKIDRVREVMENIERAGDCITLHPAFQDVCLNRWVLEVASLNLKTKAGKSYRAIFSQGRKTESEFLRSVSYRQFTRLLGSLREVPSVIHCHVVLTKQ, encoded by the exons ATGATGTTGTCTCCCTCGTcttcttcttccatttcttcGGAAGACCGATCTGGTTCAATTTCTGACGAAAACAGCGAAATTTTAGACGACGATGGAACAGCTTTCGTCCCGTATGATGAGGAACTGGAGCCAGTCGCGACCGAGGAAGAGGCTGCTGCATACACGCTAAGTGTGGCTAATGAGGAAGAATGGGAGCTCGTGCTTCAAAGGCGCTTTACTGGCGAATTAGACGTCGGCACATG gtGCACTTGTTCGAACTGTTCGGTCGACATAGCCACCAAGAAGGAAGAATGCATTTGTTGCAAGAAAATAGATCGTGTGCGGGAAGTAATGGAAAATATAGAACGGGCAGGTGATTGTATCACTTTGCATCCCGCGTTTCAGGATGTTTGCCTAAACCGATGGGTTCTTGAAGTGGCATCACTTAACCTGAAGACCAAAGCTGGAAAAAGTTACCGGGCTATTTTCAGTCAAGGTCGTAAAACGGAATCAGA gtTTCTTCGATCAGTGTCGTACAGACAATTTACTCGACTTCTTGGGAGTTTACGGGAAGTTCCAAGCGTCATCCACTGCCATGTTGTGCTTACAAAGCAATAA
- the LOC140929711 gene encoding uncharacterized protein gives MSKQELNDCLKSFYTSARKQDGSYYKTFSMKSIRAAIDRFLRSPPHCKQFSIIGDPAFTEANQVLDAFVKDLRKTGKIAGVVHKKPITKQEIQRLYECGELGQVNSTNPAQQQRTVWFYLVLYFGQRGRENQRQMKSNMFVFRKTPQGKEYCELNKEVAGSVPSTKNHQGGLHDHEDDSDGKIFALEDSPTCPVQTIRNYLSHLNPVCEFLFQRPRNSESKKFNSNDSWYCNSPLGDTSLNNMMKDMSKRAGIQPYLTNHCLRATSVTILSDHDCEVRHIKAVTGHKSDSSIESYNQRPSLEQQERMSSILSDFHSLKENQQPESGILVQHSQVQQSSASLQPESGVLVQHNQFQHLQSSANNTAFIARGGQIFPRPQYNFSNCNVQIHNHYGQSG, from the coding sequence ATGTCGAAGCAAGAGCTCAATGACTGTCTGAAATCCTTTTACACCTCGGCGAGAAAGCAAGATGGCTCTTACTACAAGACGTTTTCAATGAAATCCATTCGTGCCGCCATTGACCGGTTTCTTCGCTCTCCACCGCACTGCAAGCAGTTCTCAATCATCGGTGACCCCGCTTTTACAGAAGCCAACCAAGTTCTTGATGCCTTCGTGAAAGACCTCCGAAAGACGGGAAAGATAGCTGGCGTGGTTCACAAGAAGCCTATCACCAAACAAGAAATCCAGCGTCTGTACGAATGTGGTGAACTCGGTCAAGTCAACAGCACTAATCCAGCACAACAGCAAAGAACGGTCTGGTTCTACCTTGTACTCTATTTTGGACAGCGTGGACGTGAAAACCAGCGCCAGATGAAGTCAAACATGTTTGTATTCAGGAAAACTCCACAGGGAAAAGAGTACTGCGAGCTGAATAAAGAAGTTGCCGGTTCGGTGCCATCGACGAAAAACCATCAAGGCGGGCTTCACGACCACGAAGACGATTCGGACGGGAAAATATTCGCTCTGGAGGATTCGCCAACCTGCCCAGTCCAAACCATCAGAAACTACCTATCCCATCTTAATCCAGTCTGTGAGTTCCTTTTCCAACGACCAAGAAACAgcgaaagcaagaaatttaactcCAACGACAGCTGGTACTGCAACTCGCCGCTCGGTGACACTTCGCTAAACAACATGATGAAAGATATGTCCAAACGAGCAGGAATCCAGCCCTACCTGACAAACCACTGCCTTAGAGCAACGTCTGTTACGATCCTCTCAGACCATGACTGTGAAGTACGCCATATTAAAGCTGTAACTGGGCATAAATCTGACTCGTCGATCGAATCTTACAACCAGCGGCCATCACTGGAACAGCAGGAGAGAATGTCTTCCATCCTGAGCGATTTTCACTCCTTGAAAGAAAATCAGCAGCCTGAGAGTGGTATCCTTGTGCAACACAGCCAAGTTCAACAGTCCAGTGCTAGTCTGCAGCCTGAAAGTGGCGTCCTTGTTCAGCACAACCAATTTCAACACTTACAGTCCAGTGCAAACAACACAGCGTTCATCGCACGTGGTGGACAGATCTTCCCACGACCGCAGTACAATTTCAGCAACTGCAACGTCCAAATTCACAACCACTACGGCCAGTCCGGCTGA